One genomic region from Sphingobacterium multivorum encodes:
- a CDS encoding bifunctional aconitate hydratase 2/2-methylisocitrate dehydratase, giving the protein MSIYNDYVQEVVEREGQGLHPKPIDGAELLSEVIAQIKDLNNENRAESLRLFIYNTLPGTTPAAGVKAQFLKEIILGKSVVAEITPDFAFELLSHMKGGPSIKVLLDLALGTDLAIAKQAAEVLKTQVFLYDADTARLKEAFEQGNEVAKDILESYAKAEFFTKLPEVAEEIQVVTFIAGEGDISTDLLSPGNQAHSRSDRELHGKCMITPEAQQQIVELQAQHPGKSVMLIAEKGTMGVGSSRMSGVNNVALWTGKQASPYVPFVNIAPIVGGTNGISPIFLTTVDVTGGIGIDLKNWVKKVDENGNVIRNEKNEPILEEAYSVATGTVLTINTKTKKLYNGEQELIDISKALTPQKMEFIKAGGSYAIVFGKKIQTFAAETLGIQAPAVFAPSKEITIEGQGLTAVEKIFNKNAVGVTPGKVLHAGSDVRVKVNIVGSQDTTGLMTAQELEAMAATVISPTVDGAYQSGCHTASVWDKKAQANIPKLMKFMNDFGLITARDPQGVYHSMTDVIHKVLNDITIDEWAIIIGGDSHTRMSKGVAFGADSGTVALALATGEASMPIPESVKVTFKGSMKEHMDFRDVVHATQAQMLQQFAGENVFQGRIIEVHIGTLLADQAFTFTDWTAEMKAKASICISQDNTLIESLEIAKNRIQIMIDKGMENKNNVLQGLIDKANKRIEEIKSGTKPALTPDTNAKYYAEVVIDLDIIEEPMIADPDVNNADVSKRYTHDTIRDLSYYGGNKKVDLGFVGSCMVHKDDLKIVSKMLKNIEQQKGVVTFEAPLVVAAPTYNIIDELKAEGDWEFLQKYSGFEFSDALPKSTARTEYENIMYLERPGCNLCMGNQEKAAKGDTVMATSTRLFQGRVVEDRDGKKGESLLASTPVVVLSAILGRIPNIEEYKAAVEGINLTKFAPIPTK; this is encoded by the coding sequence ATGAGTATTTACAACGATTACGTACAAGAGGTTGTAGAACGAGAAGGCCAAGGATTACATCCTAAGCCTATTGACGGAGCAGAATTACTAAGTGAGGTAATTGCTCAGATTAAAGATTTAAACAATGAAAATAGAGCTGAATCTTTAAGATTGTTTATTTACAACACGTTGCCGGGCACTACGCCTGCAGCGGGTGTTAAAGCGCAATTTCTGAAGGAAATTATTTTGGGTAAATCAGTCGTTGCTGAAATTACACCTGATTTTGCTTTTGAATTGTTGTCACATATGAAGGGTGGTCCTTCAATCAAGGTCTTATTGGACCTGGCTTTGGGTACAGATCTAGCTATTGCAAAACAGGCGGCTGAGGTTCTTAAAACACAAGTTTTCTTATACGACGCAGATACCGCTCGTTTGAAAGAAGCTTTTGAGCAAGGCAATGAGGTAGCGAAAGATATTTTAGAAAGCTATGCAAAGGCAGAGTTTTTCACGAAACTGCCTGAGGTTGCTGAGGAAATTCAAGTGGTTACTTTTATCGCTGGTGAAGGTGATATCTCGACAGATTTATTGTCGCCAGGTAACCAGGCACACTCGCGTTCAGATCGTGAATTACATGGAAAATGTATGATCACACCTGAAGCACAGCAACAAATCGTTGAATTACAGGCGCAACACCCTGGTAAAAGCGTTATGTTAATTGCTGAAAAAGGAACAATGGGTGTGGGGTCATCTCGTATGTCGGGTGTAAACAACGTTGCACTATGGACCGGTAAACAAGCGAGCCCTTACGTTCCTTTTGTCAACATTGCGCCAATTGTTGGTGGTACGAATGGTATCTCACCGATTTTCTTGACAACAGTGGACGTGACCGGAGGTATCGGTATAGACCTTAAAAACTGGGTGAAGAAAGTGGATGAAAATGGTAACGTAATCCGTAATGAGAAAAACGAGCCAATTCTAGAAGAAGCTTATTCTGTTGCTACAGGTACTGTCTTAACAATTAATACCAAGACTAAAAAATTATATAACGGCGAGCAGGAGCTAATCGATATTTCGAAAGCTTTGACTCCTCAAAAAATGGAATTTATTAAAGCAGGTGGTTCTTATGCTATTGTCTTTGGTAAAAAGATCCAAACTTTTGCAGCGGAAACTTTAGGTATTCAAGCGCCAGCAGTATTTGCCCCTTCAAAAGAAATCACAATCGAAGGCCAGGGTCTAACAGCAGTGGAGAAAATCTTCAATAAAAATGCGGTAGGTGTAACGCCAGGTAAGGTATTACATGCTGGTTCTGACGTTCGTGTGAAGGTGAATATCGTTGGCTCGCAAGATACGACAGGTTTGATGACTGCGCAGGAGTTAGAAGCAATGGCTGCTACAGTAATTTCGCCTACAGTAGATGGGGCTTATCAATCAGGTTGTCATACTGCATCGGTATGGGATAAAAAAGCACAAGCCAATATTCCTAAATTGATGAAATTTATGAATGATTTTGGATTGATCACTGCACGCGACCCTCAAGGGGTGTACCATTCGATGACAGACGTTATTCATAAGGTATTAAATGATATTACCATCGATGAGTGGGCAATCATTATCGGAGGTGATTCACATACCCGTATGTCTAAAGGTGTTGCTTTTGGTGCTGACTCCGGTACGGTGGCGCTAGCTTTAGCGACAGGTGAGGCTTCTATGCCAATCCCTGAATCGGTCAAAGTTACGTTTAAAGGCAGTATGAAAGAACACATGGATTTCCGTGATGTGGTTCATGCGACACAGGCGCAGATGTTGCAGCAATTTGCTGGTGAAAATGTGTTCCAAGGTCGGATTATAGAGGTTCATATCGGTACGCTTTTAGCGGATCAGGCATTTACTTTTACAGACTGGACTGCAGAAATGAAGGCGAAAGCTTCTATTTGTATTTCCCAGGATAATACGCTGATCGAATCATTGGAAATCGCTAAAAACCGTATCCAGATTATGATCGATAAAGGCATGGAAAACAAAAACAATGTTTTGCAGGGCTTAATTGACAAAGCGAACAAACGTATTGAGGAAATTAAATCTGGTACTAAGCCTGCTTTAACTCCAGACACCAATGCGAAGTATTACGCTGAAGTTGTTATTGATCTGGATATTATCGAAGAACCGATGATCGCCGACCCGGATGTGAATAATGCAGATGTTTCGAAACGTTATACACACGATACAATTCGCGATCTTTCTTACTACGGTGGAAACAAAAAGGTGGACTTAGGTTTCGTCGGTTCTTGTATGGTTCACAAAGACGATTTGAAGATCGTATCGAAGATGTTGAAAAACATTGAACAGCAAAAAGGTGTTGTTACGTTTGAAGCGCCTCTGGTCGTTGCGGCGCCAACATACAATATCATTGATGAGCTAAAAGCGGAAGGCGATTGGGAATTCTTACAAAAGTACTCTGGATTTGAATTTAGCGATGCTTTACCAAAAAGTACTGCGCGTACTGAATACGAGAATATTATGTATTTGGAGCGTCCTGGTTGTAACCTTTGTATGGGTAACCAGGAGAAAGCAGCTAAAGGTGACACGGTAATGGCTACGTCAACCCGTTTATTCCAAGGACGTGTTGTTGAAGACAGAGATGGTAAAAAAGGGGAGTCTTTATTAGCATCAACTCCGGTTGTTGTTCTTTCAGCGATTTTGGGGCGGATTCCGAATATTGAAGAATATAAAGCTGCTGTGGAAGGCATTAACTTAACGAAGTTTGCGCCTATTCCAACAAAATAA